The proteins below are encoded in one region of Lactuca sativa cultivar Salinas chromosome 3, Lsat_Salinas_v11, whole genome shotgun sequence:
- the LOC111884169 gene encoding RING-H2 finger protein ATL29, whose product MSTTPTNAPPPTIPYTSPPITVILTIILLLFFFIGFFSIYFCRCFMQNLFYTWHRQSPSRAPRVPGTDSAAPGLDPSIIKTFPTFQYSSVKEYRRENYGLECAICLCEFKDENVLRLLTKCCHVFHQECIDLWLGSHKSCPCCRSSLDTPINSPEKSPVSLDSGRGMNEVRENGSNGDSVSIDIRDTNEINDESKMEKHVVIKVNEDREGERIQKTTTEGFGRSKSTGHSIVKKNNGCENDERFTLRLPQDVQAKLIPRHNWTRSCTEFGEYKSKTSSSNAGFGEVTLDRDERKA is encoded by the coding sequence ATGTCGACAACCCCCACGAATGCCCCACCGCCTACAATACCATACACATCTCCTCCTATTACAGTCATCCTAACCATTATTCTCCTCCTCTTTTTCTTCATAGGTTTTTTCTCTATATACTTCTGTAGGTGCTTCATGCAAAACCTATTTTACACGTGGCATCGCCAGAGTCCCTCCAGGGCCCCTAGGGTCCCTGGAACGGACAGTGCTGCCCCTGGACTTGACCCTTCCATCATAAAAACTTTCCCAACGTTTCAATATTCGAGTGTCAAAGAATATCGACGTGAGAATTATGGATTAGAATGCGCGATATGTTTATGTGAGTTCAAGGATGAAAACGTGCTCAGGCTTCTAACCAAATGTTGTCATGTATTCCATCAAGAATGCATCGACCTGTGGCTCGGGTCACATAAATCCTGCCCATGTTGCCGGTCTAGTCTCGACACGCCTATCAACTCGCCGGAAAAATCTCCGGTTTCACTGGATAGTGGACGTGGTATGAATGAGGTTCGAGAAAATGGTTCGAATGGTGATTCTGTTAGTATCGATATTAGAGATACCAATGAGATCAATGATGAAAGCAAGATGGAGAAGCATGTGGTTATTAAAGTTAATGAGGATAGAGAAGGAGAACGAATACAGAAGACAACAACAGAAGGGTTCGGGAGGTCCAAGTCCACCGGGCATTcaattgttaaaaaaaacaatGGATGTGAAAATGATGAAAGATTTACGTTAAGATTGCCTCAAGATGTGCAAGCTAAACTTATTCCGAGGCATAATTGGACAAGAAGTTGTACAGAATTTGGTGAATACAAAAGCAAAACTTCGTCTAGCAATGCTGGTTTCGGAGAGGTAACTCTAGATAGAGATGAACGCAAGGCCTAG